AATGACTTTGTTTAGGTTTTATTTTATCCTAATACTCACTTGAGCATGCAACATATACATATTAGGGAAGGAAGATCAAGTGCTCGACCTCTCAAGCAAAACATAGACTGTTTATCGGCAATGTTCCAAGAAACTGGGTAGAGGATGATCTAAAAAAGGTCGTCACAAAGATTGGCCCTGGAGTTAATAAAGTGGATCTGATGAAGGTAATGCATAACATGCCCCTCATCCCCATCCTATCGTTACTTAAGCAATTCAATTCTTGGTTAAGAATTGAATTGCTATAGCACTGCTATTTTACTGGCTCTCCTGACAACTTGAGAATGTTAATTTCTCTTTTATAGGATCCACAGAATTCCAGCCGTAATCGTGGTTATGCTTTCATTGAGTATTACAATCATGCCTGTGCTGAATATTCTAGGAAGAAGATGTCCACTCCGAAGTTCAAGTTGGACTCAAATGCCCCTACTGTAAGCTGGGCGGACCCAAAGAGTGGAGATTCCAGTTCCAGTTCTCAGGTTTTTATTAAACTTTATCAGAAGTTTTTTTGCTATTTGAGAATATGGTTGTGATCCTTATAGTTGTTGTTTCTATCAACTTATTTTTGAAGGTAAAGGCCGTTTATGTTAAAAATTTGCCTAAGGATGTAACAAGTGATCAACTAAAAAAGCTGTTTGCGCATCATGGTGAAATTACCAAAGTTGTGCTTCCTCCTGCCAAGTCTGGGCAGGATAAGCGATATGGGTTTGTTCATTTTGAAGAGCGTTCGACTGCGATGAAAGCACTCAAGAACACCGAGAGATATGAACTTAATGGTGAATTTCTCACTATTTTGTTCTCATATTTTGCAAACATAGTCTAACTACTGATGTTTCTGTTTACATGAACAGGTGAAATTCTTGAGTGTTCTCTTGCAAAACCTCCTGCTGATAAGAAAAATGAACCAGTCTCTAATGCCCAGAAAGGTGCTCTGTTGCCAAATTATCCACCCCGAATCGGACATGGACTGATGGGTGGTGCTTATCCTTTAATGCCAGGTTTTGGACAGgtaaaatattatgatttagATGATGGTTCTGTGCTACTCCCACGTCTCAATTGCCGTCCCCTGataaactatgtttttttttctcttgcagCCAATGATATATGGTCGGGGACAAACCCCCGCTGGCATGGCGATGGTGCCAATGATATTACCTGATGGGCGTCTAGGATATGTCCTGTAAGAAAAAGTTTCTTGATATCTACTGATTATATAGACTAGTTATTGTTTTTGACTTATGCCAAAATTCATTCATGAAGAACTGAAACTGGTTAATGgcttaaaatttaaatattgcaTCATGTCTATATAAACGGACTTTCTCTCGTCACTGtgcatcattttcatcaaacgTATTTTGCAGGCAACAACCTGGAGCACCTATGCCTCCAGCACCGCGTAGTGGTGGgggcggtggtggtggtggtggtggtgcagGTAGCAGTCGAGGCGGCAACTCTCATGGCGGACGGAAAAACAATGATAATGACCGCGGCCGAAGATTTCGCCCATACTGAACTTCTTCAACCTTCTTATCCTTTATGGCTTGTGCAAAGCATATTAGCTTGTAACATTATCCTTTACTCAGTGTTTctgtttttaaggaaaaaagatGTGATAGTTTTGCCACCCATCTTTAGAATTTGAAGAGTAGGGGCCTAATTATCAAATCTTTGGTGATGAACAAATATAACCTTATGACTAGTGTTATATTTCCTTGCTTTGATGAtctgtttgttttttgtttgatcCATTTGTCATTTAAccagtgtgtgtgtgtgtctttgTGTGGTGGATAAgcccttatttttatttgcatatgGATCCTCCCTTTGTTTGGGAATATATGAAAGCTCTCAAGTCAAATGGCCAAAAAAGTTTAAGCAACTAtttatctcatatatatatatatatattagaacatGGTTTtagtatataaattttaaatttatatctcTTTTATGTTAAAAGCGATCTGTATCTATTGGATGAGAAAGCCCCATAATTATTCtacacaattaaaatatttcaaggcatacatgtatttatatatatatatatatggaaatatGGAATTTTATGGGGGCCATTAGgccatatatgaaaaaataaaagaacccTTAAAATTGGCTCAAAAGCTGCCTTTTACAAAGACATCCAACCAAAAGTTTTGCAACTAAACCCAACATTCTTACAAAATTACCCCAAGATATAACCAATGTCCTCCATTAATCCTCCAATATATTATTCAGCACATACCTTTTAAAGCTTTGGTGCAACAAAGACTTATCTCCAACTCCATAATGCTCCAATGAACATTGATCCTCAAGCTCCTGcccaacaaacaaaacaatctGGCGATCTTGTGGAGTTTCTTCTTCTATGAAAATCATGTCCTTGATTTCATTAATGGTGGTTGACCCATTCACTTGCAGTTCTAACCATTTGGAAGTCCATGTCTCAACAAAGATTGTGtactttttttcattcaaatcctTATCAAGAttaacctttttcttcttttcatgatGAACTACTTTTCTCCCAACCTTCTTATGTTGTCCCTTTATAGAAAAAGCTCTTCTCTTCTTGGTTCTTGATTTTGGTGCCATGGTTGCTTTGATTCTCTTTGACAACAATGCCATGGTTGACTTGAATTTCTTTGTCACTACCATTGTTTTATCTCCTGCAAAACAAAGCTTAATTTTgctaatgaagaatatatgtacATGTGTCtactatatatattgttgatgttttttaaaggaaaaaaaaaaaaaagaaagagaattttTCTTTTACCATTTTTTACCATTTTGAATTTGTTCAGAAAGGATTGCTATTCTTTGTGAATTATATATACAGCCTATCATACCATTTATGGATGTATTTGTATCTTTAATATCAATCAATGTtatgaacaaaatcaaaagaaatggtATTTGCTTTTAACCCTTTTTTAATATGCAAGAAATAGACAAGCATGTTTTATAaattacaatgatttttcatgtgagtaaaaaagaaatcaaatatcaATAAGAAACAGTATCTTACCTCTTTGAAAATCCTTGCAAAATCAAAAGGCCAATTGAgagaaagatgatgatgatgatgatgcttgtTTGTGTGGGACGTGGCCTTATTTATAGGCATTGAAACAGTAACATGGAATTGACCAGGAGATAAGAGCAATTAATGTGGTTAATTGTTGTTAATGAATTGGAGTAAAAAACTTTCTACATTTGATTGGATATGTTATAACTCTTGTCCTTCTCTCACTATCACAAAATTggcagtttttttttaatttggtatttatgtatttatgtctATATAATTATTGGTATAATATTCTCCTTAATTATCATTCTTTTTTAtggtaattttcttttttaaaacacaggtttaaatatttttcttttttagaaatatccttatttaaaatattggctttaattttttttccccctGGTTTTAATAAGCAAGATGa
This genomic window from Dioscorea cayenensis subsp. rotundata cultivar TDr96_F1 chromosome 20, TDr96_F1_v2_PseudoChromosome.rev07_lg8_w22 25.fasta, whole genome shotgun sequence contains:
- the LOC120251645 gene encoding heterogeneous nuclear ribonucleoprotein Q codes for the protein MPRTRANAATVKAAEPVKPVETEEQVELDDPEDAMEEEVEYEEVEEEIEEVEEEEEEVIEEEEDVEEYDGEDIAGNGVKSNVAPGGDNRMKEDEKEGADSDLHAELLALPPHGSEVYVGGIPHDTSEADLKSFCESVGEVTEVRLMKSKDSSENKGYAFVTFRTKELATKAIEDLNNSEFKGRKIKCSTSQAKHRLFIGNVPRNWVEDDLKKVVTKIGPGVNKVDLMKDPQNSSRNRGYAFIEYYNHACAEYSRKKMSTPKFKLDSNAPTVSWADPKSGDSSSSSQVKAVYVKNLPKDVTSDQLKKLFAHHGEITKVVLPPAKSGQDKRYGFVHFEERSTAMKALKNTERYELNGEILECSLAKPPADKKNEPVSNAQKGALLPNYPPRIGHGLMGGAYPLMPGFGQPMIYGRGQTPAGMAMVPMILPDGRLGYVLQQPGAPMPPAPRSGGGGGGGGGGAGSSRGGNSHGGRKNNDNDRGRRFRPY